A stretch of Anas acuta chromosome 3, bAnaAcu1.1, whole genome shotgun sequence DNA encodes these proteins:
- the LOC137854038 gene encoding solute carrier family 22 member 2-like has translation MPTLDDILEEIGEFGRFQKQTFFVLCLLSAAFTPIYVGVVFFGFTPEHRCFSPGVAELSQRCGWSLAEQLNHTVPEWGGHGTAFGSRCRRYDVDWNATGLSCTDPLGSLAGNWSSIPLSPCQDGWLYDYPGTSLVTEFNLVCEDSWKLDLFQSCVNAGFFIGSMVIGYMADRFGRKLCLLITVLINSVSGLLVAFAPSYTWAVVFRLVQGLVSKGGWLTGYVLTAEFVGLSFRKTVGVIYQLAFTVGLLIFTAVAYVLQHWRWLQLAVTLPNFLFLLYYWCLSESPRWLITQKQNDKAMEVIKRIAKGNKKQLPLSFQYLKSEDDDGEKLKPSFLDLVRTPQIRKHTCILMYSWFMSSVLYQGLIMHMGIASGNIYLDFLYSALVEFPAAFILLLTVDRIGRRYPWAVANVLTGGACLVTALVPDTLYWLKMTAACLGRMGITMCYEMVCLVNPELYPTFLRNLGVLACSSMCDLGGIITPFIVYRFAELWHELPLVVFAVIAFIGGGLVLLLPETKGKTLPETLEDAENMHRQKRRKENTIYLQVLTSKATPK, from the exons ATGCCAACCCTGGATGACATTTTAGAGGAGATCGGCGAATTTGGCAGGTTTCAAAAGCAAACCTTTTTCGTCCTGTGTTTGCTCTCCGCCGCCTTCACTCCCATCTACGTGGGTGTCGTCTTCTTCGGGTTCACCCCCGAGCACCGCTGCTTCAGTCCCGGCGTGGCGGAGCTGAGCCAGCGCTGCGGCTGGAGCCTGGCGGAGCAGCTGAACCACACCGTGCCCGAGTGGGGCGGCCACGGGACCGCTTTCGGCAGCCGCTGCAGGAGGTACGACGTGGACTGGAACGCAACCGGCCTCAGCTGCACCGACCCCCTGGGCAGCCTTGCAGGCAACTGGAGCTCCatccccctcagcccctgccaGGACGGGTGGCTCTACGACTACCCGGGGACCTCGCTCGTCACTGAG TTTAACCTGGTGTGCGAGGACTCCTGGAAGCTTGACCTCTTTCAGTCATGTGTAAATGCTGGATTTTTTATTGGCTCCATGGTCATCGGCTACATGGCAGACAG gtTTGGCCGCAAGCTGTGCCTCCTGATCACAGTCCTCATCAATTCAGTCTCGGGGCTTCTCGTGGCCTTCGCACCCAGCTACACGTGGGCGGTGGTCTTCCGTCTGGTCCAGGGACTGGTCAGCAAGGGGGGCTGGCTGACCGGCTACGTCCTGA CTGCGGAATTTGTTGGCTTAAGCTTCCGGAAGACCGTGGGCGTTATTTACCAGCTGGCCTTCACCGTGGGGCTGCTCATCTTCACTGCTGTGGCCTACGTGCTCCAGCACTGGAGGTGGCTTCAGCTCGCCGTCACCCTGCCCAATTTCCTCTTCCTACTATACTATTG GTGTCTGTCTGAGTCCCCCAGGTGGCTGATAACTCAGAAGCAAAATGACAAAGCCATGGAAGTTATTAAGCGCATTGCCAAGGGAAATAAGAAGCAGCTACCTCTCTCGTTCCAG TATCTCAAATCTGAGGACGACGATGGAGAAAAGCTGAAACCTTCATTTCTAGACCTGGTCAGGACACCTCAGATAAGAAAGCATACATGCATTTTGATGTACAGTTG GTTCATGAGCTCCGTCCTGTACCAGGGGCTCATCATGCACATGGGAATAGCCAGTGGGAACATCTACCTGGATTTCCTCTATTCTGCCCTTGTTGAGTTCCCAGCTGCCTTCATCCTCTTGCTGACAGTGGATCGCATTGGCCGTCGCTACCCGTGGGCTGTGGCAAATGTGCTGACGGGTGGTGCCTGCCTTGTTACAGCTTTAGTCCCAGACA CTCTTTATTGGCTTAAAATGACCGCAGCTTGCCTGGGCAGGATGGGGATTACCATGTGCTATGAAATGGTTTGCTTGGTAAACCCTGAGCTGTATCCCACTTTTCTCAG gaacctgggggtgctggcCTGCTCGTCCATGTGCGACCTCGGTGGGATCATAACACCCTTCATCGTGTACAGATTTGCAGAGCTCTGGCACGAGCTGCCCCTGGTTGTCTTTG CTGTGATCGCTTTCATCGGAGGTGGCTTGGTTCTGCTCCTACCTGAGACCAAGGGAAAAACTCTGCCTGAGACCCTTGAAGATGCTGAAAACATGCACAG gcaaaagagaagaaaagaaaatacgaTTTATCTCCAAGTTCTGACTTCAAAAGCCACTCCCAAGTAA